TTAGTCCTCCCAGGCTGTGATTCTCTTAAGTCGCTAACTTATCAACCCGTTTAGTAGAATATTAACTCGAAATCCATACACGAGTTATACACTGATAAATAGTCATTCAGACGATCGAGAGACTGCAATCTGCCGTCTGACTTCATCCAACAAAACCTTCGCCTTCTGTAACATACTGCAGGTAAGAACAATTTCGTTATGTAAAAGGGGACATCTTCTGTCTTCTGTGTTCATCTCGAtgattatttgtttacaaaaacatCTTGGAAGCTTTACAATCGTTGATCGATGTCTTGCACTAGACTACGCCCATTTAACGACTTTGGCAGAGGTCACTAATGATAAAAGGCTTATTTGAGAAATAACGTTTCTTTAAAGTGTCAGCGTTTCCATATCTCCTTGCAGTATGTAGTGTCCATAGCATTGTTGCTCGAAGTATGAAGTTTACTTAGAAATATGATTTTAATAGTTTCATTATTATGGTGTTcgattttgaaatataaaatttcGACTGCAGCCTATCTAGTACGTATTGCAAACGATGCACACGTATATAGTCCAATTTCTATCTCAAacatttggtttattttgacAAAGACAGTGTGAATTGATTGAACATTTGACGTATCTGACTGCGTCATTCTACGTTGATTTGTTTTGGTCAGTTTACAGGTCGATACGATGTCAGGCCACATTTGTAATCAGTTGATCAGGTATATAAACGTATCGATTACGTAATTCAAGAACAATCACAAAACCTTCGAATACGGATACAACAACGGCGCATGTCTGACACATGTACGTTTCATTCAGATGTGCCTAGTCAACGCATTATttttagctacatgtatttactttttCTCTATTTCGggtaaattttaaatgcaaattttCTGGGGTTTTTTGTTATTAGTGTGTGCCTAGAATAAGGAGCgtgacattttgacaactgtgAGGATGGCCGACCAAAATGATATATCTGATGCCACGACCCCCGACACGGCAAAGAATGCACAATTTGTGAACGGTGATGCTGTCTCCATGACAACCGTAAATGATTATGAAGAGGAAAGATTGACGTGTGGATGGTTCGATATTCGTCCAAAATGGATGCAAAGATTCAACACTGCGCCTTGGTTGGCCGCTATGGTCAGTTGCGTTATGTTTGCCCAGGGTATTACCGTCAATGGGTTTGTCTACATCAACTTGTCGTCCGTTGAGAAACGTTTCCAACTTCCAAGTACTGCAACGGGGGCGCTTGTCAGTACGTACGACTTGACAGTTACTCTGCTCATTATATTTGTATCTTACTTTGGGGCAACTAGAAACAAAGCCCGGATGTTGAGTATTGGTGGTTTCATCATAGGCTGTGGCTCACTGCTTTGGGCAGTACCACACTTCACCACAGGTCCGTACCAATATGATATCGGGAAAGGCGAACTAGAAACATTATGTCGACCCGGTGAAAATATAACAGATACAACAGACTGCGATGATGATTGGCAATCTCTTTCTTACTACTTCATCGTGTTTGCCTGTGCTCAAGTACTGCACGGAATTGGTGCGTCGCCGCTCTATACTGTGGGATACGCATATGTCGATGAAAATGTGGGCTACAGGAAGGCAGCTTGGTATACTggtaagcccccccccccctcctccctaATATATCATCTGTGGTAGTATTATGTTGAACAGGGCTCGAAATACAGCAAAAACCATAACACCTGAAACAGAGTTTGCAGAGTTTGTAGCTTTTCATCGTTTAGCTAAACAACAACATTATACTAGCAATGCTGCGATTCATGTCTGACACACCTTTCTAATATTACTGTACTAATTAGAAGTCTGACTGAAGGAAAATATTTACCGAACATGGCTGTATTTCCTTTGATGAGATTATCTGTACGTAGAGTAAAATCGTTCGCTTTAAATACCTTGGCGTCGATCCGCTAAACGCTGTGTATCAGGTGATATGGTTTCCAGTGTAATCCCCATCATCatatatggtacatgttatgatgtacatgtattgaagtCTGTCTAATGTAACTGTATTTTGTGTTGTGGCtaggtatgtgtatatgtacgtacTTGGCTGTGGTTGTGTCTAAGTGTTcaagtgttgttgttttttctgtgtgtgtaaGTGGTCAAGGGTCATAGTCATTTGCATTTTCATGTCCCGGACCTACTCTTGTAGTATGAACTTTTCAACTATACGAGGGGAAATTTAGTCATAGACCCTTCACATCCATGGTGTGTAATTTAGCTTTGAACCAGGCTAGCGGTCAACCCTATCcaaaacatcaatatttttatatatttttaaatttaaattagaataaatattttcataaaactcACCTAGTGAATAGATTTTTTTCCCCTTGATGCAAGAGTATACAATGACCATGTAAcgtttgtttcatgatacactGCTGTTTCTATACGGTACTGAGACGTTTATGTCGAGTTTATCATATTAGTTTGACTAAATGCAAAGCTACAAATTTCATGGTTACGGATGATAGCTATACACGTTTCCAGAATATGAAACACAAATTATACAAGGAAAGAATTCAGATCTGAATTGTGCCCCTTAATACCGACAGAATCTGAATTTCACAATTATGAcctgtatttttttgtaattggaAAACGGAtgtatttgaacaaattttatTGCTGTGTATTTTCAGGAATTTTGAGTGCCTTTTCTATATTTGGTCCGTGTGCTGGTTTCTTCGTTGGTGCACTTTTCTTGACTATCTACACCGATATTGGTCTCAAAGATGAGTAAGTATACATACATCTCATTGGTCAAACTCTTATCACGTGATTAACTTGCTACGTGTGTTATTGTGAGAACTGTGTATTATCTcgggtacatgtacagtgataaCGATATATCAAGAATGACCACTAAAATATTGCTAAAATGCCGTTTCCCAAAGTTACACCTGAACGGACTTCAGTGTTACAGCAATGTAAATGGATGTACATGAGAAATCCTATCAAGACATGTATGCCaatatgcatagcaacaagaccacgtccataacATCTGCCAAATGATGACGCATATTGGAGAGATATAAAGAGGGATAAGTAGACAAGTCAATAAATATTGTTGAGGATACATTATTTACACAAATATTCTTCTTgtacctatagagttacaattACATTGTCTGATCCAGCATGGGTTGGCTGTTGGTGGATTGGTTTCCTGGTTGGATGTTTATTATCATGGATCGTTGCCATACCTATGGGAGCATTTCCTCCTGTCTTACCAGGTAAGAATAAAGTAATTCACCAAATTGTTCGCCAGCCCGTGGCCACTAACTTCTCCGTTTTAATCAGTTTTCTTAAGTTTTTAAAGCTGGTTGTAAGTATGTTAATTAACACCATTGGGGGTTGCGTTGTGAGTTTACCAGTGCACCGTGTGTCAAAATAGCTTTGATATTTACCCACAATTatgattctctctctctctctctctctctctctctctctctctctctctctctctctctctctctctctctctctctctctctctctctctctctctctctctctctctctctctctctccctccctccctccctccctccctccctccctccctccctcctctctctctctctctctctctctctctctctctctctctctctctctctctctctctctctctctctctctctctctctctctctctctctctctctctctctctctctctctctctctctctctctctctctctctctctcagaaaCTAAAAATCTTAAACATGAACGTCAGTCACAAGCACATTACAGTAAAGAGGCTGAAGACAAGACAACAAGAGCTGGTTTTGGTAAAAGTTGGAGAGATCTGGGACCTGCTACGTTAATATTGTTTAAAAATCCAACCTTTATTTTGATATGTCTGATAAAAGCTATGCTGACATTTATAATCGGTGGTTTTACGCCATTCATGCCTAAATTTTTGGAAAATCAATTTGGACTCAATTCATCTGCGGCAGCTGTCTTACTCGGTAAGTAACATCTTAATATGATATTTCCGTCGTCCTTGAGACTGtatgagtctgtctgtctgtctgtctgtctgtctgtctgtctgtctgtctgtctgtctgtctgtctgtctgtctgtctgcgtgcgtgcgtgcgtgcgtgtatgtatgtatgtatgtatgtatgtatgtatgtgtgtatgtatgtgtgtgtgtatgtatgtatgtatgtatgtatgtatgtatgtatgtatgtatgtatgtatgtatgtatatatgtatgtatgtatgtattcatgtgtgtgtgttatgtatgtatgtatgcgtgtgttatgtatgtatgtatgtatgtatgtatgtatgtatgtatgtatgtatgtatgtatgtatgtatgtatgtatgtg
This Glandiceps talaboti chromosome 13, keGlaTala1.1, whole genome shotgun sequence DNA region includes the following protein-coding sequences:
- the LOC144444965 gene encoding LOW QUALITY PROTEIN: solute carrier organic anion transporter family member 4A1-like (The sequence of the model RefSeq protein was modified relative to this genomic sequence to represent the inferred CDS: substituted 1 base at 1 genomic stop codon), which codes for MADQNDISDATTPDTAKNAQFVNGDAVSMTTVNDYEEERLTCGWFDIRPKWMQRFNTAPWLAAMVSCVMFAQGITVNGFVYINLSSVEKRFQLPSTATGALVSTYDLTVTLLIIFVSYFGATRNKARMLSIGGFIIGCGSLLWAVPHFTTGPYQYDIGKGELETLCRPGENITDTTDCDDDWQSLSYYFIVFACAQVLHGIGASPLYTVGYAYVDENVGYRKAAWYTGILSAFSIFGPCAGFFVGALFLTIYTDIGLKDEVTITLSDPAWVGCWWIGFLVGCLLSWIVAIPMGAFPPVLPETKNLKHERQSQAHYSKEAEDKTTRAGFGKSWRDLGPATLILFKNPTFILICLIKAMLTFIIGGFTPFMPKFLENQFGLNSSAAAVLLGITTIPGAAGGTLLGGWVIKRFDLKMLGALKFCLGIAIVTVLLSPIFLLRCPEQQSAGIIASYNTSMXVISGKPGTVDLNSGCNSGCQCSGPEVYTPVCGENGLVYFDACYAGCQDTVITENDEQFYYNCSCIDHDDGTSEAVSGKCSLDCWQLPVFIVLFFLIMLLGFMIMAPTTILTLRCVPDSQRSYALGISSIFYRVFGSIPGPIICGLIIDSSCLLWQEVCDKKGSCWIYDNTQFAVKFFVTGAVIFILNVIFLVITIFVYKAPPEEEDSDKVEENGKQPTTMEEDTKSAIMNRQTSTVELLGYTNGNADNIQADEETK